The Nitrospirales bacterium genome includes a window with the following:
- a CDS encoding outer membrane protein transport protein → MLAFAREHTGFKVMRHAIDGIGSDVNTFSMRFLCLASCRQIDRYASKHEIWKIFLVSKVILALLNFQAPSAWADGFRNPFQDSAALGQGTAFIAQADNPSAIHFNPAAMTQLSGIQHSVGVQFLNPSTKFTSTNGQKVENDLNGPVGLPPPGQFFLTVSFQDYDIGWLKNFTLGLGLESLYGFASEWPKDGPFATALTRAQLPLLDIKPSVAYKLSDWLSVGVGADFFTFAPFVGEGHFEQQSIAIGNIPGTTAGELVELNGKGTTAGLNASFLLTLLRNEAQQPLLTLGFIWRSQAVLPINGRLLANGQHVADISSSLRFPEIYEGGVAIWPLRNQEKEWKVEVDVHYVRWQSIRSGDITLSSGMAIPQPQKWNNALTVLTGTEWTWLSPDVLPDWEVALRTGYIYSESATTDISFNPSFPDSDLHVVSVGVGFTCKEAGKFFGVLDCTDSGSGWFTKKAIVLDLGVQTIFYETRNVTGSPVSAFNGTYKSRATGGSLTVQVNF, encoded by the coding sequence ATGCTGGCATTTGCACGAGAGCATACTGGATTCAAAGTCATGCGTCACGCCATCGACGGGATAGGAAGCGATGTCAACACCTTTTCCATGCGCTTTTTGTGTTTAGCGAGCTGCCGGCAGATAGACAGATATGCGAGCAAACACGAAATTTGGAAAATTTTTCTTGTTTCCAAAGTTATTCTTGCTCTGTTGAACTTCCAAGCGCCAAGTGCTTGGGCTGATGGGTTTCGTAATCCGTTCCAAGATTCTGCGGCATTAGGCCAAGGCACGGCATTTATTGCACAGGCTGACAATCCGTCGGCCATTCACTTTAACCCGGCGGCGATGACTCAATTGTCTGGCATTCAGCATTCCGTCGGCGTCCAGTTTCTCAATCCGTCTACCAAATTTACGTCTACAAATGGCCAGAAAGTTGAGAATGATCTCAATGGTCCTGTCGGACTTCCGCCTCCAGGGCAATTCTTTCTCACCGTTTCCTTTCAAGACTATGATATTGGTTGGTTGAAAAACTTTACCCTGGGCCTGGGACTCGAATCGCTGTATGGATTTGCCAGTGAATGGCCAAAAGATGGTCCATTTGCTACCGCGCTTACCCGCGCTCAATTGCCTCTTCTCGATATCAAACCGTCGGTTGCCTATAAGCTTAGTGATTGGTTATCGGTCGGGGTCGGCGCAGATTTTTTTACGTTTGCCCCATTCGTTGGTGAGGGTCATTTCGAACAACAGTCTATCGCCATCGGCAACATCCCCGGAACGACAGCAGGAGAGTTAGTGGAACTGAATGGCAAGGGAACGACAGCAGGCCTCAACGCCAGTTTTTTACTCACCTTACTACGTAATGAAGCTCAGCAACCGCTCCTGACCCTCGGATTTATCTGGCGCAGTCAAGCCGTGTTGCCGATCAATGGAAGACTCCTTGCCAATGGACAGCATGTTGCCGATATCTCGTCTTCACTCAGGTTTCCCGAAATTTATGAGGGCGGCGTTGCGATCTGGCCTCTGCGAAATCAAGAAAAGGAGTGGAAAGTCGAAGTGGATGTCCACTATGTCCGCTGGCAATCGATTCGGTCTGGAGACATAACGTTATCGTCTGGCATGGCGATTCCCCAACCGCAAAAATGGAACAATGCCCTGACCGTCTTAACAGGAACTGAATGGACCTGGTTGAGTCCTGACGTATTACCGGATTGGGAAGTGGCGTTGCGAACTGGGTACATTTATTCAGAGTCGGCTACGACCGACATTAGTTTTAACCCCAGCTTTCCGGACAGCGACTTGCACGTTGTCTCTGTAGGAGTAGGATTTACATGTAAAGAAGCAGGTAAATTCTTCGGGGTTCTGGACTGTACTGATTCAGGAAGTGGGTGGTTTACAAAGAAAGCCATCGTACTGGACCTCGGTGTACAAACCATCTTTTACGAGACGCGGAACGTAACAGGGAGTCCGGTCTCAGCATTCAATGGGACGTACAAGAGTAGAGCAACTGGCGGATCATTAACCGTTCAGGTGAATTTTTAA
- a CDS encoding AAA family ATPase, protein MKPKPLLPIKLTIPTLPRVVARERLFYHLDDAQHRSVIWITGPPGSGKTTLAASYLNQQKRKALWYQLDAGDQDPAVWFGFLRQGFSRLAPRSKRPPRR, encoded by the coding sequence GTGAAACCAAAGCCACTCCTTCCCATCAAGCTCACGATTCCCACGCTGCCACGTGTGGTGGCCCGCGAGCGACTGTTTTATCACTTAGACGATGCGCAACATCGGTCAGTCATTTGGATCACGGGACCTCCAGGATCTGGAAAGACCACACTCGCTGCGAGTTACCTCAACCAGCAGAAACGTAAAGCCCTCTGGTACCAACTCGATGCCGGCGACCAGGACCCCGCTGTCTGGTTTGGGTTCTTGCGCCAAGGGTTTTCTCGACTGGCTCCACGAAGCAAACGCCCCCCCCGGCGTTGA
- a CDS encoding DUF1566 domain-containing protein, with translation MRRSCLFFIFGLAVLWTLPTFSLAGTLDPPMSGTLSDTQRFVVVMDGMGVLDNETGLTWQLSPITTTKNWSEARVQCIVNTAISNRRGWRLPAINELSSLLDTANTNPALPTGHPFTNIVNGIYWSISTNPDNPAEAWWANLGTGAVLLSHKWNNQYHTICVRGGSPGPVDY, from the coding sequence ATGCGACGATCATGCTTGTTTTTTATTTTTGGGCTAGCGGTACTATGGACACTGCCTACGTTTTCTCTCGCAGGCACACTTGATCCGCCAATGTCAGGGACATTATCTGATACTCAACGATTTGTCGTGGTGATGGATGGAATGGGTGTGCTAGACAACGAAACGGGATTAACATGGCAACTATCGCCAATTACGACAACAAAAAACTGGTCGGAAGCTCGAGTTCAATGCATTGTCAACACTGCCATTTCCAATCGAAGAGGATGGCGTTTACCAGCAATCAACGAACTTTCAAGTTTGCTGGATACGGCAAATACGAATCCAGCCCTTCCAACGGGTCATCCTTTTACCAATATCGTCAACGGCATTTATTGGTCTATAAGCACCAATCCAGATAATCCGGCTGAGGCTTGGTGGGCAAACCTCGGTACTGGGGCTGTATTACTCAGTCACAAATGGAATAACCAGTACCACACCATTTGTGTGAGAGGTGGGTCACCAGGACCAGTTGATTATTAG
- a CDS encoding class I SAM-dependent methyltransferase produces the protein MTLKSVQLETKEPANQFQIDSYHSRGPVQMGPWTSHMWRDDPRHLGFLLARYKFCAKILSGRKKVLEIGCGDAFGISVVKQTVLEIHGIDLEPLVLEDAKNRLQDEEQGGITLSVHDMTAATMNQQFDAAYSLDVIEHIPFLHENKFMENLSASLSEHSICILGTPNITASRYASRFAAEGHINLKSSETLYELMSSYFHHCLLFSMNDEVVHTGFYPMAHYLLAVGIELKQREI, from the coding sequence ATGACCTTGAAAAGTGTTCAATTAGAAACAAAAGAACCGGCAAATCAATTCCAAATTGACTCATATCATTCTAGAGGGCCAGTTCAAATGGGTCCCTGGACAAGTCATATGTGGCGTGATGATCCACGTCACCTAGGATTTCTTCTTGCCAGATATAAGTTCTGTGCAAAAATCTTGTCTGGAAGGAAAAAGGTGCTTGAAATTGGCTGTGGTGATGCTTTTGGGATATCAGTTGTCAAACAAACCGTATTAGAAATTCATGGGATCGATCTTGAACCACTTGTGCTCGAAGATGCTAAGAACCGTCTTCAAGATGAAGAGCAAGGTGGAATTACTTTGAGCGTTCACGATATGACAGCAGCTACAATGAATCAACAATTTGATGCAGCATACTCCCTAGACGTGATTGAGCATATCCCTTTCTTGCACGAGAATAAATTTATGGAAAATCTCTCTGCGTCACTGTCTGAACATTCTATTTGTATCCTAGGAACACCAAATATAACAGCAAGTAGGTATGCGAGTCGTTTTGCCGCTGAAGGACATATCAACCTCAAAAGCTCGGAAACCCTTTATGAGTTGATGTCGAGTTATTTTCACCACTGTCTGCTATTTTCGATGAATGATGAAGTTGTTCATACGGGATTCTATCCAATGGCTCATTACCTTTTAGCGGTAGGCATTGAACTGAAGCAGAGAGAAATATAG
- a CDS encoding tyrosine-type recombinase/integrase: MIENGTVTRKPYPDCRPRECLTEREVTELMAVARKRGRYRQRDTTMILLAYRHGLRASELCALRWDQVSLEQGLLHIHRVKQGVPSVHPLRGPELRALRKLQSESAKSPYLFVTERGGPMTTSGFRKLIARIGALSTMSFPVHPHMLRHACGYKLANDGHDTQAIQHYLGHKNIQHTVKYTELSAERFTSFWRD; this comes from the coding sequence ATGATCGAAAATGGGACAGTCACGCGCAAACCCTACCCCGATTGTCGGCCACGGGAGTGTTTGACGGAGCGAGAAGTCACCGAACTAATGGCTGTGGCGCGGAAGCGTGGTCGATATAGGCAGCGTGATACCACCATGATTTTGCTGGCTTATCGGCATGGATTACGAGCCTCCGAACTGTGCGCCTTACGCTGGGATCAAGTCAGTCTTGAGCAAGGGCTCCTTCATATTCATCGTGTCAAACAGGGTGTCCCGAGCGTACATCCGCTCCGTGGACCAGAGCTACGCGCCCTGCGGAAGTTGCAAAGTGAATCGGCGAAGTCGCCGTATCTCTTTGTGACCGAGCGTGGCGGCCCCATGACCACATCTGGGTTTCGAAAGCTGATCGCGCGAATTGGGGCACTCTCAACAATGAGTTTTCCCGTTCACCCACATATGCTGCGTCACGCGTGTGGCTATAAGCTGGCCAATGATGGTCATGACACACAAGCTATTCAACATTATTTGGGTCACAAGAACATTCAACACACCGTCAAATATACGGAATTATCGGCTGAACGGTTCACCTCATTCTGGCGAGACTAA